In Musa acuminata AAA Group cultivar baxijiao chromosome BXJ3-11, Cavendish_Baxijiao_AAA, whole genome shotgun sequence, one DNA window encodes the following:
- the LOC135652561 gene encoding probable glucan endo-1,3-beta-glucosidase A6 isoform X2, giving the protein MPRHREMALLPLLILLCFFSSLAKGGRFARLGINYGTLGDDLPSAARSVALLRSIGAGAVKIYDANPAILRALAGTRLRVSIMVPNEIIPSLGTNASLADAWVAAYLTPFYPAVRVRYLLVGNEILSYTSLANSTWPFLVPAMVNIHRSLIARSIRDVKVSTTFAMDALGISFPPSAGAFRSDIAEPVIRPLLRFLHKTRSYYFVDAYPYLAWASNPSSIRLDYALFTANSSFNYFDPGSKLTYTNLLDQMLDAVAAAMGRLGFGDVRMAVAETGWPNAGDLDQIGANVHNAATYNRNLVQRMAARPAAGTPARPGALMPVFIFSLYNENQKPGPGTERHWGLLYPHGKMAYDVDLSGRRPLASYPSLPPPENNEPYKGRIWCVFGGGRRAASNATAVGAALAYACGQGNGTCDGIRPGGPCHKPNTIVSHASYAFNSYWQLFRRAGATCFFDGLALQTKTDPSYGSCKYRSLAN; this is encoded by the exons ATGCCGCGGCACAGAGAAATggccctcctccctcttctcatcCTGCTCTGCTTCTTCTCTTCGCTGG CGAAAGGTGGGAGATTTGCGAGGCTGGGCATCAACTATGGCACCCTCGGAGACGACCTCCCCTCCGCCGCCCGCTCCGTGGCCCTCCTCCGCTCCATCGGCGCCGGAGCCGTGAAGATCTACGACGCCAACCCGGCCATCCTCCGCGCCCTCGCCGGAACCCGCCTCCGCGTCTCCATTATGGTGCCCAACGAGATAATCCCCTCCCTGGGCACCAACGCCTCCCTCGCCGACGCCTGGGTCGCCGCCTACCTCACCCCCTTCTACCCCGCCGTCCGTGTCCGCTACCTCCTCGTCGGCAATGAGATCCTTTCCTACACCTCCCTCGCTAACTCCACCTGGCCTTTTCTCGTCCCTGCCATGGTCAACATCCACCGCTCTCTCATCGCCCGCTCCATCCGCGATGTCAAGGTCAGCACGACCTTCGCCATGGACGCCCTCGGGATCTCCTTTCCGCCCTCCGCCGGCGCCTTCCGCTCCGACATTGCCGAACCGGTGATCCGACCTCTCCTCCGGTTCCTTCACAAGACCCGCTCCTACTACTTCGTCGACGCCTACCCTTACCTTGCCTGGGCCTCGAATCCCTCCTCCATCCGCCTCGACTACGCCCTCTTCACCGCCAATTCGAGCTTCAACTACTTCGACCCCGGAAGCAAGCTGACCTACACCAACCTGTTGGACCAGATGCTCGATGCGGTGGCGGCCGCGATGGGCCGTCTAGGGTTCGGCGACGTCCGGATGGCCGTGGCCGAGACGGGTTGGCCGAACGCCGGTGACCTGGACCAGATTGGAGCGAATGTCCACAACGCGGCTACTTACAACCGGAACCTCGTGCAGCGGATGGCGGCGCGGCCTGCAGCGGGGACGCCGGCAAGACCAGGGGCGCTGATGCCGGTGTTCATCTTCTCGCTTTACAACGAGAACCAGAAGCCGGGGCCGGGGACGGAGCGCCACTGGGGCTTGCTCTACCCCCACGGGAAGATGGCCTACGATGTGGACCTGAGCGGGCGGCGGCCGTTGGCGTCATACCCGTCGCTGCCGCCCCCGGAGAACAACGAGCCGTACAAGGGGCGGATATGGTGCGTGTTTGGCGGTGGTCGGAGGGCGGCGTCGAACGCGACGGCAGTGGGGGCGGCGCTGGCGTATGCGTGCGGGCAGGGGAACGGCACATGCGACGGGATCCGGCCCGGCGGGCCTTGCCACAAGCCCAACACGATCGTGTCGCACGCCTCTTACGCCTTCAATTCGTACTGGCAGCTGTTTCGGCGGGCCGGTGCGACGTGCTTCTTTGACGGGCTCGCCTTGCAGACCAAAACAGATCCAA GTTATGGATCGTGCAAATACCGAAGTTTGGCAAACTAA
- the LOC103971528 gene encoding GTP cyclohydrolase 1 isoform X1 has protein sequence MGALDAGCCFEDELDDGYLEVAAEEIGCESGVGSGSDSARAIEDAVRVLLQGLGEDHEREGLRRTPHRVAKAFREGTRGYKQKVKDIVQGALFPEAGLDPVIGHAGGAGGLVVVRDINLFSYCESCLLPFSIQCHVGYVPLGQRVVGLSKLSRVADVFARRLQDPQRLANEICSALQSSIKPAGVAVALQCWHIQFPEALECTSNLQHLSKLDRQGWVKVSASSTSGVFTEEESSVWDDFLALLKLRGVDIEAGDMNRSHVPSWCPVQSLETPLCNGHCTKSSKVGKNSSKTHAAMVAAVASILHSLGEDPLRKELVGTPYRYVQWLMNFKSSNLDLRLNGIILREVSSSSVTDGNVTQLNEILSVLNIPFCSQCEHHLLPFHGVVHIGYLDKQEGKCIEGSILRSMVHSFACKLQVQERLTRTIAEAVYSVFNSGAMVVVEARHICMISRGIEKVGSNTATIAVLGQFSTDPIVKHLFLQTIANST, from the exons ATGGGGGCGCTCGACGCTGGCTGCTGCTTCGAGGACGAGCTCGATGACGGGTACTTGGAGGTGGCAGCGGAAGAGATCGGGTGCGAATCTGGGGTGGGCTCCGGGTCCGACTCCGCCCGGGCGATCGAGGACGCCGTGCGAGTGTTGCTGCAAGGCCTCGGGGAGGACCACGAGCGGGAGGGGCTCCGCAGGACGCCCCATCGCGTCGCCAAGGCGTTCCGGGAAGGAACCAGAG GTTACAAACAGAAAGTAAAGGACATTGTTCAAGGTGCCTTGTTTCCCGAAGCTGGTTTGGACCCTGTTATTGGTCATGCAGGAGGAGCCGGTGGGCTGGTGGTTGTTCGTGACATCAACTTATTTTCATACTGTGAATCTTGTTTGCTTCCGTTCAGTATCCAGTGCCATGTTGGTTATGTGCCGTTAGGACAACGAGTTGTGGGTCTAAGCAAACTATCCCGAGTTGCAGATGTATTCGCAAGGAGGCTTCAAGACCCACAAAGACTGGCAAATGAAATTTGTTCAGCACTACAGAGTAGCATCAAACCTGCTGGAGTGGCTGTTGCTCTTCAATGTTGGCACATACAATTTCCCGAAGCCCTCGAGTGTACTTCCAATCTGCAGCACCTATCCAAATTGGATAGGCAAGGGTGGGTAAAAGTTTCAGCTTCTTCAACTTCTGGAGTTTTtacagaagaagaaagctctgtgTGGGATGACTTCTTGGCACTTCTGAAGCTAAGAGGTGTAGACATCGAAGCAGGAGATATGAATCGTTCTCATGTTCCATCTTGGTGTCCAGTACAGTCTCTGGAGACACCTTTGTGCAATGGCCATTGCACAAAGAGCTCTAAAGTTGGTAAGAATTCTTCCAAGACACATGCTGcaatggtggctgcagtagcttcaATTCTCCACTCCCTTGGTGAAGATCCATTGCGGAAAGAACTTGTCGGCACCCCATACCGTTATGTGCAGTGGCTAATGAATTTTAAGAGTTCTAACTTGGACCTAAGGTTAAATGGTATTATTCTTAGGGAAGTGAGCTCCTCTAGTGTGACAGATGGAAATGTTACTCAGTTGAATGAGATTCTGTCTGTGTTGAACATTCCCTTTTGCTCGCAGTGCGAGCACCATCTCCTGCCATTCCATGGTGTTGTGCACATAGGGTACTTGGATAAACAAGAAGGTAAATGTATTGAGGGATCCATTTTGCGATCAATGGTCCATTCCTTTGCTTGCAAGCTCCAAGTTCAAGAGAGATTAACTAGGACTATAGCTGAAGCAGTTTATTCTGTTTTCAACAGTGGAGCAATGGTTGTCGTGGAAGCTCGCCATATCTGCATGATATCAAGAGGGATTGAGAAAGTAGGAAGCAACACAGCGACAATTGCTGTATTGGGTCAATTTTCTACTGATCCAATAGTCAAGCATTTGTTCTTGCAGACAATTGCCAATAGTACTTAG
- the LOC103971523 gene encoding pentatricopeptide repeat-containing protein At5g18390, mitochondrial yields MSTYGSAFRSHGPSHGSSTRTRFGSEFDVGPSYIGRPWAALSASASSRPHPMLRFVPVPLIRRRSSPPPFIRHHLPLLLSPLRHLDTLAPPALPLPRYPSAKDAYFAVVHHIAGIVRRDFYLERTLGRLRLPPPTPDLVLRVLRAAAPSTPLPALRFFAWARSTSPSYRPSAAEFDALILPLARHRHWSQMWSVAADMRSLSLPLLPSTFASVIDAYGQAALPDLAVDVFNRLPKFDCPQTTAIYNALLSALCRVGNFHGAYALIRRMARKQVPPDRQTFSTLVDAWCAAGKLREAQDFLEEMNRRGFKPPVRGRDLLIDGLVNAGCLEAAKEMVRRMTKEGVLPDVTTFNSLLEAVCKSGEIDFCVGLLQDASELGLCPDISTYKILIPAVSKLGKIEEAFRLFYCAVEDGNKPFPSLYAAIIKALCRAGRFSDAFGLFKDMKVKGHPPNRPVYTMLVKMCVRGGRFVEAANYLVEMTEMGLVPMPQSFDSVVDGLKHCGKHELAKRLEQLEVSIRGY; encoded by the coding sequence ATGTCAACATATGGATCGGCTTTCAGAAGCCATGGACCGAGTCACGGCTCGAGTACAAGAACGCGATTTGGGTCCGAGTTTGATGTCGGACCGAGTTATATTGGTCGACCTTGGGCCGCCCTCTCCGCTTCTGCCTCCTCACGCCCCCACCCGATGCTCCGGTTCGTCCCCGTCCCGCTTATACGCCGCCGATCCTCGCCGCCGCCTTTTATTCGCCATCATCTGCCTCTCCTTCTGTCCCCTCTCCGCCACCTCGACACCCTCGCTCCTCCGGCGTTGCCTCTGCCCCGCTATCCCTCGGCGAAGGACGCTTACTTCGCTGTAGTCCACCACATCGCTGGCATCGTCCGCCGCGACTTCTACCTCGAGCGCACTCTCGGCCGCCTCCGCCTCCCCCCTCCCACCCCGGACCTCGTCCTCCGCGTCCTCCGCGCGGCCGCTCCCTCCACCCCCCTCCCCGCCCTACGCTTCTTCGCCTGGGCCCGCAGCACCTCCCCCTCCTACCGCCCCTCCGCCGCCGAGTTcgatgccctcatcctccccctCGCCCGCCACCGCCACTGGTCGCAGATGTGGTCCGTCGCCGCCGACATGCGCTCGCTGTCCCTCCCTCTCCTGCCCTCCACCTTCGCCTCCGTCATCGACGCCTACGGCCAAGCCGCTCTCCCCGATCTCGCTGTCGACGTCTTCAATCGCCTCCCCAAGTTCGACTGTCCCCAGACCACCGCCATCTACAATGCCCTCCTTTCCGCCCTCTGCCGCGTCGGCAACTTCCACGGCGCGTACGCCCTCATTCGCCGCATGGCCCGCAAGCAGGTCCCCCCCGACCGTCAGACCTTCTCTACCCTCGTCGATGCCTGGTGTGCCGCCGGTAAGCTCCGAGAAGCCCAGGACTTCCTCGAGGAGATGAACCGCCGCGGCTTCAAGCCCCCCGTCCGCGGCCGCGACCTGCTCATCGACGGCCTTGTCAACGCAGGGTGCCTCGAGGCAGCCAAGGAGATGGTGCGGCGGATGACGAAAGAAGGCGTCTTGCCGGACGTCACCACCTTCAATTCCCTTCTGGAGGCGGTCTGCAAATCCGGCGAGATCGATTTCTGCGTGGGATTGCTCCAGGACGCGAGCGAGTTGGGGCTCTGCCCGGATATCTCGACCTACAAGATCTTGATCCCGGCAGTGTCGAAGCTGGGGAAGATCGAGGAGGCCTTTAGGTTGTTCTACTGCGCCGTGGAGGACGGAAACAAGCCGTTTCCGAGCTTGTACGCGGCCATCATCAAGGCATTGTGCCGAGCAGGGAGATTCAGTGATGCGTTCGGTCTCTTCAAAGATATGAAGGTGAAGGGGCACCCGCCGAACCGGCCTGTATACACAATGCTTGTGAAAATGTGTGTTCGAGGTGGGAGGTTCGTGGAGGCAGCAAACTATTTGGTGGAGATGACGGAGATggggttggtgccgatgccacagAGCTTCGACTCCGTGGTGGATGGACTGAAGCATTGTGGGAAGCACGAGCTTGCAAAGAGGCTGGAGCAGTTGGAGGTCTCGATCAGGGGCTACTGA
- the LOC135652561 gene encoding probable glucan endo-1,3-beta-glucosidase A6 isoform X1: protein MPRHREMALLPLLILLCFFSSLAAKGGRFARLGINYGTLGDDLPSAARSVALLRSIGAGAVKIYDANPAILRALAGTRLRVSIMVPNEIIPSLGTNASLADAWVAAYLTPFYPAVRVRYLLVGNEILSYTSLANSTWPFLVPAMVNIHRSLIARSIRDVKVSTTFAMDALGISFPPSAGAFRSDIAEPVIRPLLRFLHKTRSYYFVDAYPYLAWASNPSSIRLDYALFTANSSFNYFDPGSKLTYTNLLDQMLDAVAAAMGRLGFGDVRMAVAETGWPNAGDLDQIGANVHNAATYNRNLVQRMAARPAAGTPARPGALMPVFIFSLYNENQKPGPGTERHWGLLYPHGKMAYDVDLSGRRPLASYPSLPPPENNEPYKGRIWCVFGGGRRAASNATAVGAALAYACGQGNGTCDGIRPGGPCHKPNTIVSHASYAFNSYWQLFRRAGATCFFDGLALQTKTDPSYGSCKYRSLAN from the exons ATGCCGCGGCACAGAGAAATggccctcctccctcttctcatcCTGCTCTGCTTCTTCTCTTCGCTGG CAGCGAAAGGTGGGAGATTTGCGAGGCTGGGCATCAACTATGGCACCCTCGGAGACGACCTCCCCTCCGCCGCCCGCTCCGTGGCCCTCCTCCGCTCCATCGGCGCCGGAGCCGTGAAGATCTACGACGCCAACCCGGCCATCCTCCGCGCCCTCGCCGGAACCCGCCTCCGCGTCTCCATTATGGTGCCCAACGAGATAATCCCCTCCCTGGGCACCAACGCCTCCCTCGCCGACGCCTGGGTCGCCGCCTACCTCACCCCCTTCTACCCCGCCGTCCGTGTCCGCTACCTCCTCGTCGGCAATGAGATCCTTTCCTACACCTCCCTCGCTAACTCCACCTGGCCTTTTCTCGTCCCTGCCATGGTCAACATCCACCGCTCTCTCATCGCCCGCTCCATCCGCGATGTCAAGGTCAGCACGACCTTCGCCATGGACGCCCTCGGGATCTCCTTTCCGCCCTCCGCCGGCGCCTTCCGCTCCGACATTGCCGAACCGGTGATCCGACCTCTCCTCCGGTTCCTTCACAAGACCCGCTCCTACTACTTCGTCGACGCCTACCCTTACCTTGCCTGGGCCTCGAATCCCTCCTCCATCCGCCTCGACTACGCCCTCTTCACCGCCAATTCGAGCTTCAACTACTTCGACCCCGGAAGCAAGCTGACCTACACCAACCTGTTGGACCAGATGCTCGATGCGGTGGCGGCCGCGATGGGCCGTCTAGGGTTCGGCGACGTCCGGATGGCCGTGGCCGAGACGGGTTGGCCGAACGCCGGTGACCTGGACCAGATTGGAGCGAATGTCCACAACGCGGCTACTTACAACCGGAACCTCGTGCAGCGGATGGCGGCGCGGCCTGCAGCGGGGACGCCGGCAAGACCAGGGGCGCTGATGCCGGTGTTCATCTTCTCGCTTTACAACGAGAACCAGAAGCCGGGGCCGGGGACGGAGCGCCACTGGGGCTTGCTCTACCCCCACGGGAAGATGGCCTACGATGTGGACCTGAGCGGGCGGCGGCCGTTGGCGTCATACCCGTCGCTGCCGCCCCCGGAGAACAACGAGCCGTACAAGGGGCGGATATGGTGCGTGTTTGGCGGTGGTCGGAGGGCGGCGTCGAACGCGACGGCAGTGGGGGCGGCGCTGGCGTATGCGTGCGGGCAGGGGAACGGCACATGCGACGGGATCCGGCCCGGCGGGCCTTGCCACAAGCCCAACACGATCGTGTCGCACGCCTCTTACGCCTTCAATTCGTACTGGCAGCTGTTTCGGCGGGCCGGTGCGACGTGCTTCTTTGACGGGCTCGCCTTGCAGACCAAAACAGATCCAA GTTATGGATCGTGCAAATACCGAAGTTTGGCAAACTAA
- the LOC103971528 gene encoding GTP cyclohydrolase 1 isoform X2, which yields MGALDAGCCFEDELDDGYLEVAAEEIGCESGVGSGSDSARAIEDAVRVLLQGLGEDHEREGLRRTPHRVAKAFREGTRGYKQKVKDIVQGALFPEAGLDPVIGHAGGAGGLVVVRDINLFSYCESCLLPFSIQCHVGYVPLGQRVVGLSKLSRVADVFARRLQDPQRLANEICSALQSSIKPAGVAVALQCWHIQFPEALECTSNLQHLSKLDRQGWVKVSASSTSGVFTEEESSVWDDFLALLKLRGVDIEAGDMNRSHVPSWCPVQSLETPLCNGHCTKSSKVGKNSSKTHAAMVAAVASILHSLGEDPLRKELVGTPYRYVQWLMNFKSSNLDLRLNGIILREVSSSSVTDGNVTQLNEILSVLNIPFCSQCEHHLLPFHGVVHIGYLDKQEVEQWLSWKLAISA from the exons ATGGGGGCGCTCGACGCTGGCTGCTGCTTCGAGGACGAGCTCGATGACGGGTACTTGGAGGTGGCAGCGGAAGAGATCGGGTGCGAATCTGGGGTGGGCTCCGGGTCCGACTCCGCCCGGGCGATCGAGGACGCCGTGCGAGTGTTGCTGCAAGGCCTCGGGGAGGACCACGAGCGGGAGGGGCTCCGCAGGACGCCCCATCGCGTCGCCAAGGCGTTCCGGGAAGGAACCAGAG GTTACAAACAGAAAGTAAAGGACATTGTTCAAGGTGCCTTGTTTCCCGAAGCTGGTTTGGACCCTGTTATTGGTCATGCAGGAGGAGCCGGTGGGCTGGTGGTTGTTCGTGACATCAACTTATTTTCATACTGTGAATCTTGTTTGCTTCCGTTCAGTATCCAGTGCCATGTTGGTTATGTGCCGTTAGGACAACGAGTTGTGGGTCTAAGCAAACTATCCCGAGTTGCAGATGTATTCGCAAGGAGGCTTCAAGACCCACAAAGACTGGCAAATGAAATTTGTTCAGCACTACAGAGTAGCATCAAACCTGCTGGAGTGGCTGTTGCTCTTCAATGTTGGCACATACAATTTCCCGAAGCCCTCGAGTGTACTTCCAATCTGCAGCACCTATCCAAATTGGATAGGCAAGGGTGGGTAAAAGTTTCAGCTTCTTCAACTTCTGGAGTTTTtacagaagaagaaagctctgtgTGGGATGACTTCTTGGCACTTCTGAAGCTAAGAGGTGTAGACATCGAAGCAGGAGATATGAATCGTTCTCATGTTCCATCTTGGTGTCCAGTACAGTCTCTGGAGACACCTTTGTGCAATGGCCATTGCACAAAGAGCTCTAAAGTTGGTAAGAATTCTTCCAAGACACATGCTGcaatggtggctgcagtagcttcaATTCTCCACTCCCTTGGTGAAGATCCATTGCGGAAAGAACTTGTCGGCACCCCATACCGTTATGTGCAGTGGCTAATGAATTTTAAGAGTTCTAACTTGGACCTAAGGTTAAATGGTATTATTCTTAGGGAAGTGAGCTCCTCTAGTGTGACAGATGGAAATGTTACTCAGTTGAATGAGATTCTGTCTGTGTTGAACATTCCCTTTTGCTCGCAGTGCGAGCACCATCTCCTGCCATTCCATGGTGTTGTGCACATAGGGTACTTGGATAAACAAGAAG TGGAGCAATGGTTGTCGTGGAAGCTCGCCATATCTGCATGA
- the LOC135652370 gene encoding AP-4 complex subunit epsilon-like, whose amino-acid sequence MEQLKTIGRELAIGSHGGWGQSKEFLDLVKSIGEARSKAEEDRIILREVESLRRRIAEPDVPRRKMKEYIIRLVYAEMLGHDASFGYIHAVKMTHDDALPLKRTGYLAVTLFLSEDHDLIILIVNTIQKDLRSDNYLVVCAALAAVCKLINEETIPAVLPQVVELLTHPKEAVRKKAVMALHRFYQRSPASVSHLVSNFRKRLCDNDPGVMGATLCPLFDLICADVNSYKDLVISFVGILKQVAERRLPKTYDYHQMAAPFIQIKLLKILALLGNGDKQASGHMYNVLGDIFRKCEQSSNIGNAVLYESICCVSSIHPNAKLLEAAAEATSKFLKSDSHNLKYMGVDALGRLIRINPDIAEEHQLAVIDCLEDPDDTLKRKTFELLYKMTKSTNVEVIVGRMIEYMINISDNHYKTEIASRCVELAEQFAPTNEWFIQTMNKVFEHAGDLVNVRVAHNLMRLIAEGFGEDDEGAESQLRSSAVDSYLRILGEPKLPSLFLQVICWVLGEYGTADGKYPSAYIIGKLCDVTEALLCDDTVKAYAISAILKICAFEIAEGRKVEMLPECQSLIDELSTSHSTDLQQRAYELQALLCLESRAVESVMPLDASCEDIEIDKNLTFLKDFVQQSIENGATPYIPESERSGMSNVSNFKSQYQHEASSHMLRFEAYELPRPSPAHVIPQVSVPTPIADLFPVPETTCNSETSQASKLPSVAGASSAAHGIKLHLDGVQRRWGRPTYSSSSGPSSTTSTEKTTNGVTHIDGVGSQSRDKLNESRRQQPEVSAEKQKLAASLFGGSAGKTEKKATSTQRAPKGNTRNAERPGAARSRSPETSKEKAAPSVPDLLDLGEPNPTSTTIVDPFKQLEGLVGPTPMPSPLDNSVKTSGFETPDLMAAAYTDLPPSGSSSGSLSSTTRDMYSVDKTSNTATSVPSIKKGPFPQDSLRKDARARQVGVTPTGNNPNLFKDLLG is encoded by the exons ATGGAGCAGTTGAAGACGATCGGACGGGAGTTGGCGATTGGGTCCCATGGCGGATGGGGCCAGTCCAAGGAGTTCCTGGACCTGGTGAAGTCTATCGGGGAGGCGCGCTCCAAGGCGGAGGAGGACCGCATCATCCTCCGGGAGGTGGAGTCGCTCCGCCGCCGCATCGCCGAGCCCGACGTCCCCCGCCGCAAGATGAAGGAGTACATCATTCGCCTCGTCTACGCCGAGATGCTCGGCCATGACGCTTCCTTCGGCTACATCCACGCCGTCAAGATGACCCACGACGACGCGCTCCCCCTCAAGCGCACCGGCTACCTCGCCGTCACCCTCTTCCTCAGCGAGGACCACGACCTCATCATCCTCATCGTTAACACTATCCAGAAGGACCTCCGTTCTGACAACTACCTCGTCGTCTGCGCGGCCCTCGCTGCCGTCTGCAAGCTCATCAACGAGGAGACCATCCCGGCCGTCCTCCCCCAGGTCGTCGAGCTCCTCACGCACCCCAAGGAGGCCGTCCGCAAGAAGGCCGTCATGGCGCTCCACCGATTCTACCAGCGATCCCCGGCCTCAGTGTCCCACCTTGTCTCCAATTTCAGAAAG AGGCTATGTGATAATGATCCTGGAGTTATGGGTGCAACACTTTGTCCTCTGTTTGATCTCATTTGTGCAGATGTAAACTCATACAAGGATTTGGTTATCAGTTTTGTTGGCATTCTTAAGCAAGTAGCCGAAAGAAGGCTTCCAAAGACTTATGACTATCATCAAATGGCTGCTCCATTTATTCAG ATAAAACTACTAAAGATTCTTGCACTGCTCGGGAATGGTGATAAGCAAGCAAGTGGACACATGTATAATGTCCTTGGAGACATTTTTAGGAAGTGTGAACAATCAAGCAACATTGGTAATGCTGTGCTATATGAAAGCATATGTTGTGTTTCATCAATCCATCCAAATGCTAAGTTACTGGAGGCTGCAGCAGAAGCTACTTCAAAGTTTTTGAAG AGTGATAGTCATAACCTCAAATACATGGGTGTCGATGCTCTTGGCAGACTGATCAGAATAAATCCAGATATTGCCGAAGAACACCAACTGGCTGTCATTGATTGCTTAGAG GATCCTGATGATACCCTAAAGCGCAAGACCTTTGAATTACTGTATAAAATGACAAAGTCTACTAATGTTGAAGTAATAGTTGGCCGTATGATTGAATACATGATAAACATCAGTGATAATCACTACAAAACAGAGATTGCCTCACGTTGTGTTGAGCTTGCTGAACAATTCGCACCAACCAATGAATGGTTTATTCAG ACCATGAATAAGGTCTTTGAGCATGCAGGTGATCTTGTAAATGTTAGAGTGGCACATAATTTAATGCGATTAATTGCTGAAGGATTTGGAGAGGATGACGAAGGTGCTGAAAGTCAGCTGAGGTCTTCAGCA GTGGACTCATACTTGCGTATTCTTGGGGAACCGAAGCTTCCATCTCTGTTTTTACAA GTCATATGCTGGGTTCTGGGGGAATATGGGACTGCAGACGGGAAATATCCTTCTGCTTATATAATTGGAAAGTTATGTGATGTGACGGAGGCCCTTCTATGTGATGATACTGTCAAG GCTTATGCAATATCAGCCATCCTGAAAATTTGCGCATTTGAAATTGCTGAAGGAAGGAAAGTTGAAATGTTGCCTGAG TGTCAATCCCTAATTGATGAACTATCCACATCACATTCGACAGACTTACAGCAACGTGCATATGAGCTACAAGCATTGCTATGCTTAGAGAGTCGAGCTGTTGAAAGTGTCATGCCACTTGATGCTAGTTGTGAGGATATTGAG ATTGACAAGAATCTCACTTTCTTGAAAGATTTTGTTCAACAATCCATTGAAAATGGTGCGACGCCTTACATTCCAGAGAGTGAACGGTCAGGCATGTCTAATGTTAGCAATTTCAAGAGCCAGTACCAGCATGAAGCTTCTAGCCATATGCTTAGGTTTGAGGCGTATGAGCTTCCAAGGCCCTCACCTGCACATGTGATCCCTCAGGTCTCAGTTCCAACACCAATTGCCGATCTTTTTCCAGTGCCTGAGACCACCTGCAATAGCGAAACTAGCCAGGCTTCTAAGCTACCATCAGTGGCTGGTGCCTCTTCTGCAGCTCATGGAATTAAGCTTCACCTTGATGGTGTTCAGAGGAGGTGGGGTAGGCCTACGTATTCATCTTCTTCTGGACCATCTAGTACAACCTCGACAGAGAAGACAACAAATGGGGTCACTCATATTGATGGGGTTGGCTCGCAATCACGTGATAAGTTGAATGAGTCAAGGAGACAACAGCCGGAAGTTTCAGCTGAAAAGCAAAAGTTAGCAGCTTCACTCTTTGGTGGTTCAGCTGGTAAAACTGAGAAGAAAGCAACATCGACCCAAAGGGCACCTAAGGGAAACACACGGAATGCTGAGAGACCAGGTGCGGCTAGATCCCGTAGTCCTGAAACATCCAAGGAAAAGGCTGCCCCTTCTGTCCCTGATCTACTTGATCTGGGTGAACCAAACCCTACCAGCACCACGATTGTCGATCCCTTTAAGCAGTTGGAAGGGCTTGTAGGGCCAACACCCATGCCATCACCGCTTGATAATTCTGTCAAAACTAGTGGTTTCGAAACGCCTGATCTGATGGCGGCAGCGTACACAGACCTACCTCCGAGTGGATCAAGCAGTGGTTCCCTAAGTTCCACTACTAGAGACATGTATTCGGTTGATAAAACCTCAAATACAGCAACAAGTGTGCCATCAATTAAGAAGGGCCCATTTCCGCAAGATTCCCTTCGAAAGGATGCAAGAGCAAGGCAGGTGGGTGTGACTCCAACAGGAAATAACCCTAacctgttcaaggacttgctgggCTGA